Genomic DNA from Filimonas effusa:
ATTTCATTGACCGGTATATGATCCAGCTCTATCAGTACCCCATCTGCCTGTTGCATAAATTTAACCGGGCGTCCATCGCCATAAACAAATGCTTTGCGAACAGGCCGGTTCACCCCTTTCACGAAAACAGAGTGGTTGCCCGTTTCCAGAATATGGATATACAATTGCCGGTCTTTGGCAGTAACTGTTCCCCACTGCTGCTGCGGCGTTACCCGTCCCCGGGTACCGTAAATGGTTACGCCGTTCTTTTTCATCCAGGCGCCAATCCGGGCGAGCGTGTCGGTAAATTCAGGCTGAATCTGGCCGCCAGGCATAGGGCCAATATTGAGTAAAAAATTAGCATCAGCCCCCGCAGCGTTCACCAGGTAATGGATCAGCATTTTTACAGATTTATAGGAGGTATCGGTTAAATTGAAGCCCCACGATTTATTCATCGTCTCACAGGTTTCCATGGGTAATACTGATGCCTGCGCTCCACCAAAGCCTGAAGTATTGGCGCCCGGCAAATCTTTTTCAAACATCTGGAAATCTTCGCCCGGCAGCGGCGCCAGGTGGTGATTATTGCCCACCAGGCACTGCGGCTGCAACTGGTGAATGAGGTCGTAAATCTCACGCATATGCCAATCTATACGAACCTGGCGCGTGTCTTTCGGATATTGGTCCCAATAACCATCAAACCAGATACCGTCAACCTGTCCGTAAAGCGTTAACAGTTCGGTAAGCTGGTTTTTCATAAAAGAAATGTACTCATTCCAATTGCCCCGCACAATACGGCCCGTGCCCTTACCAGTGTTTCCAGTCCAGTACGAATAGTCGTCACGCCGCCAGTCTAATAACGAGTAATAAAAAAATAATTTTATCCCCTGCCTATGGCATTCATCCGCCACCTGTTTAACCACATCTTTTTTATAAGGCGTATGCGTTATATTAAAGTCGGAATACCTGGTAGGCCACAAGCTAAACCCGTCGTGATGCCGGGTAACGAGCGTAATATATTTCATACCGGCGCTTTTAGCGGCAGCTACGTAACGGGCAGCATCAAAGCCTGCCGGATTAAAAGCCTCCTGCAAACGAGTATAATTTTTTACGGTGATGTTTTTTTCATGCATCACCCATTCGCCGGCACCGGGTATGCTGAACAATCCCCAGTGAATAAACATACCAAAACGCATATCGCTGAACACCTTGCGGCTGGCCAGATTCTCCGCAGTTGGCGTGTAAGTTTGCGCATGCGCCGCTTTACAACAAATGATAGCCCCTATAACAATAAGTATCTTTTTCATATACAGGTAACAGTGTTTACAGCTTTTTTCCAATAATCATCACGTTGCCAATGTAAATACGGGAAGGCTGATAAGATTCAATACCATAAACCGACGAGTGACCATTAATGAGCTTTGCTTTGTCAATTACACCGTCATCCTTTTTAATAATTACAGTATGTACTGCATCTGTCAACGGCCCTACCAGGTAAA
This window encodes:
- a CDS encoding alpha-L-fucosidase, whose amino-acid sequence is MKKILIVIGAIICCKAAHAQTYTPTAENLASRKVFSDMRFGMFIHWGLFSIPGAGEWVMHEKNITVKNYTRLQEAFNPAGFDAARYVAAAKSAGMKYITLVTRHHDGFSLWPTRYSDFNITHTPYKKDVVKQVADECHRQGIKLFFYYSLLDWRRDDYSYWTGNTGKGTGRIVRGNWNEYISFMKNQLTELLTLYGQVDGIWFDGYWDQYPKDTRQVRIDWHMREIYDLIHQLQPQCLVGNNHHLAPLPGEDFQMFEKDLPGANTSGFGGAQASVLPMETCETMNKSWGFNLTDTSYKSVKMLIHYLVNAAGADANFLLNIGPMPGGQIQPEFTDTLARIGAWMKKNGVTIYGTRGRVTPQQQWGTVTAKDRQLYIHILETGNHSVFVKGVNRPVRKAFVYGDGRPVKFMQQADGVLIELDHIPVNEMDLIIQLDF